In Vicugna pacos chromosome 10, VicPac4, whole genome shotgun sequence, the following proteins share a genomic window:
- the LOC107034591 gene encoding macrophage-expressed gene 1 protein-like: MEELRGGRLPRQSSPPAMAQRLAPLLVLLLAGRCVLGEQGMADFQECKQKLNVSVLGALPGSGWDNLRNVELELVLKRDYSQCLTTEDGEYLIPDHTQVMPWRESIVETRAKLIDHWVNYTDSWAASINNEVSFLSILNGKFSFSCQKVKKYNLEHQTLTSRVEVRHNIYSVKASENTEFQPIFRQHLLTISDHLENNQTREAEYLAEMLVVRYGTHVLTKVEAGATLVQEDQLKRELVGSNTQDRINITFAASALFFKKVKVGTGVSWQAENQLLDNYLRHTVASETRSHGGVPFYPGITLEKWQKGISNRLVAIGKSGLPLPALIQPEALPELPTPAVRRLAAAVDGAIRRYYAINTHPGCMRLDSPDFDPGANVDDGSCSSRSHANFTFGGVFQECQPVSQPGAKSLCETYHIPNPLTGKTSCPANYTVSYLSTKLKTWSQVGPECRPQCHSCWLILKCCPTVCANREHRHTVRLTASWCAPSRGLRLNTAGFLFGGLYSPGNPNPFTGSQICPSHFYPLTLFGDLKVCVSTDAELGSAHAVPFGGFFSCQAGNPLAGFTKGQSPGILKEVFYQDSSTKYPMKCPEGYSQHQAYLNDGCQVLYCLKAGILLDQQMAGVRLPPFIPRPPWLNNSRAQRLSVLIDSSRQLFWVKQKGSDRWQPASINDPSLLVKLLSQADSGRSVSATIGSWMGAIVAVVVLALGANYAFRYYKKGGFKRSQKDIGAEEQKAYGATETPTGPGCVFCKENGKDSV, from the coding sequence ATGGAGGAGCTGAGGGGCGGCAGGTTGCCCAGGCAAAGCTCTCCTCCTGCCATGGCGCAGCGCCTCGCGCCCCTGCTAGTCCTGCTCTTGGCTGGGCGCTGTGTCCTGGGGGAACAGGGGATGGCCGACTTCCAAGAATGCAAGCAGAAATTAAACGTGTCGGTGCTGGGGGCGTTGCCGGGCTCTGGCTGGGACAACCTGCGCAACGTCGAGCTGGAGCTGGTGCTGAAGCGAGACTATTCTCAGTGCCTCACCACCGAGGACGGCGAGTACCTCATCCCAGACCACACGCAGGTGATGCCGTGGCGGGAGAGCATCGTGGAGACCCGCGCCAAGCTCATTGACCACTGGGTCAACTACACAGACTCCTGGGCGGCCTCCATCAACAATGAGGtctccttcctctccatcctcaaCGGTAAGTTCTCCTTCAGTTGCCAGAAGGTCAAGAAGTACAACCTGGAGCACCAGACGTTAACAAGCAGGGTGGAGGTCCGCCACAACATCTACTCTGTGAAGGCCTCAGAGAACACTGAATTCCAGCCCATCTTTCGGCAGCATCTCCTGACCATCAGCGACCACCTGGAGAACAATCAGACCCGCGAGGCCGAGTACCTGGCGGAGATGCTTGTGGTTAGGTATGGCACACACGTCCTCACCAAGGTGGAGGCCGGGGCTACCTTGGTGCAGGAGGACCAGCTGAAGCGGGAGCTGGTGGGCAGTAACACCCAAGATAGGATCAACATCACGTTCGCCGCCTCGGCCTTGTTCTTTAAAAAGGTTAAAGTGGGAACCGGGGTATCCTGGCAGGCGGAGAACCAGCTCCTTGACAACTACCTGCGCCACACGGTGGCCTCCGAGACGCGCAGCCACGGCGGCGTGCCCTTCTACCCGGGCATCACCTTGGAGAAGTGGCAGAAAGGCATCAGCAACCGGCTGGTGGCCATCGGCAAGTCGGGCCTGCCCCTGCCGGCGCTGATCCAGCCGGAGGCACTGCCCGAGCTCCCCACGCCCGCCGTGCGACGCTTGGCAGCCGCCGTGGACGGCGCCATCCGCCGCTACTACGCCATCAACACGCATCCGGGATGCATGAGGCTCGACTCGCCCGACTTCGACCCCGGGGCCAATGTGGACGACGGCTCGTGCAGCAGCCGCAGCCACGCCAACTTCACCTTCGGGGGCGTCTTCCAGGAATGTCAGCCTGTGTCCCAACCGGGTGCCAAAAGCCTCTGCGAGACCTACCACATCCCAAACCCGCTGACTGGCAAAACCTCCTGCCCGGCAAACTACACCGTCAGCTACCTGAGCACCAAGCTGAAGACGTGGAGCCAGGTCGGTCCCGAGTGCCGGCCGCAGTGCCACAGTTGCTGGCTCATCTTAAAGTGCTGCCCCACTGTGTGCGCCAACCGCGAGCATCGCCACACCGTGCGCCTGACTGCCTCCTGGTGCGCACCCTCGCGGGGCCTCCGGCTCAACACTGCAGGCTTCCTCTTCGGAGGCCTCTACAGCCCAGGCAATCCAAACCCATTCACCGGGTCCCAGATCTGCCCTTCCCACTTCTACCCGCTGACACTCTTTGGCGACCTCAAGGTATGTGTCAGTACTGACGCAGAGCTGGGTTCAGCCCATGCAGTCCCGTTCGGGGGTTTCTTTAGCTGCCAGGCTGGCAACCCCTTAGCTGGCTTCACCAAGGGCCAGAGCCCTGGGATCCTGAAGGAGGTGTTCTATCAGGACAGCTCCACAAAATATCCCATGAAATGCCCAGAAGGGTATAGTCAACACCAGGCTTACCTCAACGATGGCTGCCAAGTCCTCTACTGCCTCAAGGCTGGGATCTTGCTGGACCAGCAGATGGCAGGTGTCCGCTTACCCCCATTCATTCCCCGCCCGCCCTGGCTCAACAACAGCAGAGCCCAAAGGCTCTCTGTCCTGATTGACTCCAGCCGTCAGCTGTTCTGGGTGAAGCAGAAAGGCTCTGATCGCTGGCAGCCAGCCAGCATCAATGATCCATCCCTGTTGGTCAAACTCTTGAGCCAGGCTGACTCTGGACGCAGTGTTTCCGCCACTATTGGCTCCTGGATGGGTGCCATTGTGGCTGTGGTGGTTCTTGCTTTGGGGGCAAACTATGCCTTCAGGTACTACAAGAAAGGGGGTTTCAAGAGATCACAGAAGGACATCGGGGCAGAGGAACAGAAGGCCTATGGGGCCACAGAAACCCCTACAGGGCCCGGCTGTGTCTTCTGCAAAGAAAATGGCAAGGATTCCGTCTAG
- the CNTF gene encoding ciliary neurotrophic factor, with product MAFAEHSPLTPHRRDLCSRSIWLARKIRSDLTALMESYVKHQGLNENMNLDSVDGVPMASTNRWSELTEAERLQENLQAYRAFHVMLARLLEDQRVHFTPAEGDFHQAIHTILLQVAAFAYQLEELMALLEHKIPPSEADGMPLTVGDGGLFEKKLWGLKVLRELSQWTVRSIHDLRVVSSHQTGTPAHGSHHIANDKKM from the exons ATGGCTTTCGCAGAGCATTCACCGCTGACCCCTCACCGCCGGGACCTCTGTAGCCGTTCTATCTGGCTAGCAAGGAAGATTCGTTCAGACCTGACTGCGCTTATGGAATCTTAT GTGAAGCATCAGGGTCTGAACGAGAACATGAACCTGGACTCTGTGGATGGTGTGCCAATGGCAAGCACTAATCGATGGAGCGAGCTGACTGAGGCAGAGCGACTCCAGGAGAACCTCCAAGCTTACCGCGCCTTCCACGTCATGTTGGCCAGGCTGTTAGAGGACCAACGGGTCCATTTTACTCCGGCTGAAGGTGACTTCCATCAAGCGATACATACCATTCTCCTTCAAGTTGCTGCCTTTGCTTACCAGCTCGAGGAATTAATGGCGCTCCTGGAACACAAGATCCCCCCCAGTGAGGCCGATGGGATGCCCCTTACTGTTGGAGATGGGGGTCTCTTTGAGAAGAAGCTGTGGGGCCTGAAGGTGCTGCGGGAGCTTTCACAGTGGACAGTGAGGTCAATCCATGACCTTCGAGTCGTTTCTTCTCATCAGACTGGGACCCCAGCCCATGGGAGTCATCATATTGCTAATGACAAGAAAATGTAG